The nucleotide window GGTACGCTAACGGGTTAATAAGACGTTCTTCTTCCGTCGTAATGTCCGTTAAATAATCAAAGGTTAATGTGGCTTCCCATGACGTTGGTTTATATTTCTGTGCTGTCACACCGTTACCATCAACCACATCACGAACAAAAGAGACTTGAGCAACCATATTGTCTTCTTGCGAAGAGGGTAAGAACGTTATAGACGTAACTTTGATGTTAATACTGTTCGTATCACCAAGTATTTCAACCGGTGATTTCTTCCCTTGCATCATTTTGCTATAGGGAGTGAATACACTTTTGTCAGACATAAGTTCTACGGCATTGTAATTACTCTGTACCGTTTTCCAATCGTAGCTGTTGTAATAAATCACAAACTGCTTTGTCCAATACTTATCAAGTATTTCACCATAGCTAACCGCTTTAGAGTCTTCTAAAGAGTCGATAATTTTAGTTTGCCCCGTTAGGCTATCTACCAAAATCATTACAGGAACAACTGTT belongs to Vibrio tubiashii ATCC 19109 and includes:
- a CDS encoding virB8 family protein; the protein is MGDLEKAFSSNREKMQAKDSKEVSNAAKSLIEQKMKFEEDRVELAKSDAKKAWKVAAGFGVVAILSIGAVIGLTPLKTVVPVMILVDSLTGQTKIIDSLEDSKAVSYGEILDKYWTKQFVIYYNSYDWKTVQSNYNAVELMSDKSVFTPYSKMMQGKKSPVEILGDTNSINIKVTSITFLPSSQEDNMVAQVSFVRDVVDGNGVTAQKYKPTSWEATLTFDYLTDITTEEERLINPLAYRVTSYREDIVSQ